In one Mesotoga infera genomic region, the following are encoded:
- a CDS encoding carbohydrate ABC transporter permease — MKKSTRKLLNTVIIEVVLISVSFIFIMPV; from the coding sequence ATGAAGAAGTCTACTAGGAAACTACTGAATACAGTGATTATTGAAGTCGTGCTGATTTCGGTCTCTTTCATTTTCATCATGCCGGT